One Streptomyces sp. CNQ-509 DNA window includes the following coding sequences:
- a CDS encoding 5-formyltetrahydrofolate cyclo-ligase, whose translation MGSDQARKAALRRTLLAARAAVPPGEAEVAARRLARRALELPELAGARTVAAYVSVGREPGTRELLEALRARGTAVLLPVLLADDDLDWAEYGGPGALRPAGRGLLEPAGPRLGTEAVRAADAVLLPGLAVDGRGLRLGRGGGSYDRVLARLAGGAGGGGAGGVSPRRTGAETGAPPADAPSAAGPALVVLLYDGEVLDHVPAEPHDRPVTAAVTPSAVHRFPPP comes from the coding sequence GTGGGCAGCGACCAGGCCAGAAAGGCGGCGTTGCGCCGCACCCTACTCGCGGCGCGGGCCGCCGTGCCGCCGGGTGAGGCCGAGGTGGCGGCGCGGCGGCTGGCCCGCCGGGCGCTGGAGCTGCCGGAGCTGGCGGGCGCGCGGACGGTCGCGGCGTACGTGTCGGTGGGGCGCGAACCGGGCACGCGCGAACTGCTGGAGGCCCTGCGGGCGCGCGGGACGGCGGTGCTGCTGCCGGTGCTGCTGGCGGACGACGACCTGGACTGGGCGGAGTACGGCGGTCCCGGCGCGCTGCGGCCCGCCGGGCGCGGGCTGCTGGAGCCGGCCGGGCCGCGGCTGGGCACCGAGGCGGTGCGGGCGGCGGACGCGGTGCTGCTGCCGGGGCTGGCCGTCGACGGCCGGGGGCTGCGGCTGGGGCGCGGCGGCGGGTCGTACGACCGGGTGCTGGCGCGGCTGGCGGGCGGTGCCGGCGGCGGGGGTGCCGGCGGCGTGAGCCCCCGGCGTACGGGCGCGGAGACCGGCGCGCCCCCCGCCGATGCGCCGTCCGCCGCCGGGCCCGCCCTCGTCGTGCTCCTTTACGACGGCGAAGTCCTCGACCACGTACCGGCCGAGCCCCACGACCGCCCGGTGACCGCCGCCGTGACGCCCTCCGCGGTGCACCGCTTCCCGCCTCCGTAG
- a CDS encoding penicillin acylase family protein, with protein sequence MPVNENGRTAGKRRRFIFVAIGLATLLVLGVGAAAFWTVSTVRDSFPQTTGSLKLPGLASPVTVKRDARGVPTLYGDSAEDLFRAQGFVHAQDRFWEMDVRRHMTSGRLSEMFGKDQVETDEFLRTLGWRQVAQKEYDEELSGETKKYLRAYADGVNAYLADHSGSSLSVEYAALGFVNDYEPEKWTPVDSVAWLKAMAWDLRANVEDEIDRSLLSQRFDEGEIADLYPPYPYKRNKPIVEGGTATTGGYEPQSAGGAQGVENTYSTASEGLRSQMGSLAQTMDDIPALLGPSGSGIGSNSWVVSGDLTTTEKPLLANDPHLSAQLPSVWYQMGLQCTRVSDECPYEVSGFSFSGMPGVVIGHNADISWGLTNLGADVADLYLEKVEDDGYLYDGKTREFGTREELIKVAGGEDKRITVRTTRNGPVISDRSDDMAEVGKEAPVGNSAPDRGDGYAVSLRWTALEPSSTMDAVFGINKAADFEEFRQAARDFAVPSQNLVYADTDGNIGYQAPGRIPQRGSGDGSLPAPGWNPAYSWDGYIPFDALPWELNPDRGYIVTANQAVVDEKDYPYLLTTDPGYGARSHRISGLIEEKIEDGGKISPDDMRTMQLDNHSEIAELLTPLLLEIEIDDPMVREAQDLLKDWDYSQDTDSSAAAYFNAVWRNILKLSFGDKMPKELRPDGECLHVPPANPAANPDGPATVRECGERDADAAQPDGGDRWYEVVRSILKDEDNRWWKTTGSDGEPLDENRDELFEHAMNDARWELTAELGKDIDTWSWGRLHRLMLRNQTLGTEGPGVVQWLLNRGPWNLSGGEAAVNATGWNAAGGYDVLWVPSMRMVVDLADLDASGWVNLSGASGHAFHPNYTDQTTAWAKGELYEWAFSDKAVQEAAEDTMTLSP encoded by the coding sequence ATGCCCGTCAACGAGAACGGCCGCACGGCAGGCAAGAGGCGCCGCTTCATCTTCGTCGCGATCGGGCTCGCCACCCTGCTGGTGCTGGGCGTCGGCGCCGCCGCGTTCTGGACCGTCAGCACGGTGCGCGACTCCTTCCCGCAGACCACCGGATCGCTCAAACTTCCCGGCCTGGCCTCGCCGGTCACGGTCAAGCGCGACGCCCGCGGGGTGCCGACGCTCTACGGGGACAGCGCCGAGGACCTCTTCCGTGCGCAGGGCTTCGTGCACGCGCAGGACCGCTTCTGGGAGATGGACGTCCGCCGGCACATGACGTCGGGCCGGCTGTCGGAGATGTTCGGCAAGGACCAGGTCGAGACGGACGAGTTCCTGCGCACGCTGGGCTGGCGGCAGGTGGCGCAGAAGGAGTACGACGAGGAGCTCTCGGGGGAGACCAAGAAGTACCTGCGGGCCTACGCCGACGGGGTCAACGCCTACCTCGCGGACCACAGCGGCTCCAGCCTGTCCGTGGAGTACGCCGCCCTGGGGTTCGTCAACGACTACGAGCCGGAGAAGTGGACCCCCGTCGACTCCGTCGCCTGGCTGAAGGCGATGGCGTGGGACCTGCGGGCCAACGTCGAGGACGAGATAGATCGCTCGCTGCTCTCCCAGCGCTTCGACGAGGGCGAGATCGCGGACCTGTACCCGCCGTACCCGTACAAGCGCAACAAGCCCATCGTGGAGGGCGGCACCGCCACCACCGGCGGCTACGAGCCGCAGAGCGCCGGCGGGGCGCAGGGGGTGGAGAACACGTACAGCACCGCCTCCGAGGGCCTCAGGAGCCAGATGGGCTCGCTGGCGCAGACCATGGACGACATCCCCGCCCTCCTCGGCCCCAGCGGCAGCGGCATCGGCTCCAACTCCTGGGTGGTCTCCGGTGACCTGACCACCACGGAGAAACCCCTCCTCGCCAACGACCCGCACCTCTCGGCGCAGCTCCCCTCCGTCTGGTACCAGATGGGCCTGCAGTGCACCCGGGTCAGCGACGAGTGCCCGTACGAGGTGAGCGGCTTCTCCTTCTCCGGCATGCCCGGCGTCGTCATAGGTCACAACGCCGACATCTCCTGGGGGCTGACCAACCTCGGTGCCGACGTCGCCGACCTGTATCTGGAGAAGGTCGAGGACGACGGCTACCTGTACGACGGGAAGACGCGCGAGTTCGGCACCCGCGAGGAGCTGATCAAGGTCGCGGGCGGCGAGGACAAACGCATCACCGTACGCACCACGCGCAACGGACCCGTGATCTCCGACCGCAGCGACGACATGGCCGAGGTGGGCAAGGAAGCCCCCGTGGGCAACTCCGCGCCCGACCGCGGCGACGGCTACGCCGTCTCGCTGCGCTGGACCGCCCTGGAGCCGTCCAGCACCATGGACGCCGTCTTCGGCATCAACAAGGCCGCGGACTTCGAGGAGTTCCGCCAGGCCGCCCGCGACTTCGCCGTCCCCTCCCAGAACCTCGTCTACGCCGACACCGACGGCAACATCGGCTACCAGGCACCCGGCAGGATCCCGCAGCGCGGCAGCGGCGACGGCAGCCTGCCCGCGCCCGGCTGGAACCCGGCGTACTCCTGGGACGGCTACATCCCCTTCGACGCGCTGCCCTGGGAGCTGAACCCCGACCGCGGCTACATCGTCACCGCCAACCAGGCCGTCGTCGACGAGAAGGACTACCCGTATCTTCTGACCACCGATCCCGGCTACGGCGCCCGCAGCCACCGCATCTCCGGCCTCATCGAGGAGAAGATCGAGGACGGCGGGAAGATCTCCCCCGACGACATGCGCACCATGCAGCTCGACAACCACAGCGAGATCGCCGAACTCCTCACTCCGCTGCTGCTGGAGATCGAGATCGACGACCCGATGGTGCGCGAGGCCCAGGACCTGCTGAAGGACTGGGACTACAGCCAGGACACCGACTCCTCCGCGGCCGCGTACTTCAACGCCGTCTGGCGCAACATCCTCAAGCTCTCCTTCGGCGACAAGATGCCCAAGGAGCTGCGCCCGGACGGCGAGTGCCTGCACGTGCCTCCCGCCAACCCGGCCGCGAACCCCGACGGGCCCGCCACCGTCCGCGAGTGCGGCGAGCGCGACGCGGACGCCGCCCAGCCGGACGGCGGCGACCGGTGGTACGAGGTCGTGCGGAGCATCCTCAAGGACGAGGACAACCGCTGGTGGAAGACCACCGGCAGCGACGGCGAGCCCCTCGACGAGAACCGCGACGAGCTGTTCGAGCACGCCATGAACGACGCCCGCTGGGAGCTCACCGCCGAGCTGGGCAAGGACATCGACACCTGGTCCTGGGGCCGGCTGCACCGGCTGATGCTGCGCAACCAGACGCTGGGCACCGAGGGACCCGGCGTCGTGCAGTGGCTGCTCAACCGCGGCCCGTGGAACCTCAGCGGCGGCGAGGCCGCCGTGAACGCCACCGGGTGGAACGCGGCGGGCGGCTACGACGTGCTGTGGGTCCCGTCGATGCGGATGGTGGTCGACCTGGCGGACCTCGACGCCTCGGGCTGGGTGAACCTCTCCGGCGCCTCGGGGCACGCCTTCCACCCGAACTACACGGACCAGACGACGGCGTGGGCGAAGGGCGAGCTGTACGAGTGGGCGTTCTCCGACAAGGCGGTGCAGGAGGCCGCTGAGGACACGATGACGTTGTCGCCGTGA
- a CDS encoding potassium/proton antiporter: MLLVAVAAVRLASRSGLPSLLLYMGIGVLVGEDGLFGYDFDDAELTQVFGYAALALILAEGGLGTKWSEIKPALPTAAVLSTAGVAVSVGVTATGAHYLIGLEWKQALIMGAVVSSTDAAAVFSVLRRVPLPKRITGVMEAESGFNDAPVVILVVAFSTSGHLESWYVLLGEILLELAIGAALGLAIGWLGSMALRHVALPASGLYPIAVMALAIVAYAVGALAHGSGFLAVYLAAMVLGNAKLPHWSATRGFADGVGWLAQIGMFVLLGLLVTPHELGDDIVPAVIVGLVLTMVARPASVIVSLLPFRIPWREQALMSWAGLRGAVPIVLATIPMVNEVADSGRVFNIVFVLVIVYTMVQGPTLPLVARWLRLGDGDEAYDLGIESAPLERVRGHLLSLSVPERSRMHGVEVGELRLPPGAAVTLVVRDGTSFVPAPTDILRRGDELLVVTTDEVRDATEQRLRDVGRGGKLARWLSADERRGR, from the coding sequence GTGCTCCTGGTCGCGGTCGCGGCGGTCCGGCTCGCGTCCCGCAGCGGCCTGCCCAGCCTCCTGCTGTACATGGGCATCGGCGTCCTCGTGGGCGAGGACGGCCTGTTCGGCTACGACTTCGACGACGCAGAACTCACCCAGGTCTTCGGCTACGCGGCCCTCGCACTGATCCTCGCCGAGGGCGGCCTCGGCACGAAATGGAGTGAGATCAAACCCGCCCTGCCCACGGCCGCCGTCCTCTCCACGGCGGGCGTCGCGGTGAGCGTCGGCGTGACGGCGACCGGCGCGCACTACCTGATCGGCCTGGAGTGGAAGCAGGCGCTCATCATGGGCGCCGTCGTCTCCTCCACGGACGCCGCGGCGGTCTTCTCCGTGCTGCGCAGGGTGCCGCTGCCGAAGCGGATCACGGGCGTGATGGAGGCCGAGTCCGGGTTCAACGACGCGCCCGTGGTCATCCTGGTCGTCGCCTTCTCCACCTCCGGGCACCTGGAGTCCTGGTACGTCCTCCTCGGCGAGATCCTGCTGGAGCTGGCCATCGGGGCGGCGCTGGGGCTGGCGATCGGCTGGCTGGGCTCCATGGCGCTGCGGCACGTGGCGCTGCCGGCCTCCGGCCTGTACCCGATCGCCGTGATGGCGCTGGCCATCGTCGCGTACGCCGTGGGCGCCCTGGCGCACGGCAGCGGCTTCCTGGCGGTCTATCTGGCGGCGATGGTCCTGGGCAACGCGAAGCTGCCGCACTGGTCGGCGACCCGCGGCTTCGCCGACGGAGTGGGCTGGCTGGCGCAGATCGGGATGTTCGTACTGCTCGGGCTGCTGGTCACGCCGCACGAGCTGGGCGACGACATCGTGCCCGCGGTGATCGTCGGGCTGGTGCTGACGATGGTGGCGCGGCCGGCGTCGGTGATCGTGAGCCTGCTGCCGTTCCGCATCCCGTGGCGGGAACAGGCGCTGATGTCGTGGGCGGGGCTGCGCGGCGCGGTGCCGATCGTGCTGGCGACGATCCCGATGGTGAACGAGGTCGCCGACTCGGGCCGCGTGTTCAACATCGTCTTCGTGCTGGTCATCGTCTACACGATGGTGCAGGGGCCGACGCTGCCGCTGGTGGCCCGGTGGCTGCGGCTCGGTGACGGCGACGAGGCGTACGACCTGGGCATCGAGTCGGCGCCGCTGGAGCGGGTGCGGGGGCACCTGCTGTCGCTGTCGGTGCCGGAGCGGTCGCGGATGCACGGGGTGGAGGTCGGCGAGCTGCGGCTGCCGCCGGGGGCGGCGGTGACGCTGGTGGTGCGGGACGGGACGAGTTTCGTGCCGGCGCCGACGGACATCCTGCGGCGGGGCGACGAGCTGCTGGTCGTGACGACCGACGAGGTACGGGACGCGACGGAACAGCGGCTGCGGGACGTCGGACGGGGCGGCAAGCTGGCGCGGTGGCTGTCGGCCGACGAGCGGCGGGGGCGGTAG
- a CDS encoding MFS transporter has translation MLRTPGARSFVFPGFAARQPFAMLTMSIVLLVEPASGSYTLAGTVAAAAGLSMAFCAPVSGKLTDRYGQRTVLLPSVLLHTAAVALLSVLALAGAPGWALVAAAVPTGASIPQIGPMVRARWSHLFATGPDPRSPLQHTATAFESVTDEFTFVVGPVLAAALCTGVHPAAGLAAEGVLTLAGGLLFAAQRRTAPPVGHADRTGLPRGRRASALRAPALPVLVAAFFGVGAVFGGMQVSLTAFSESIGRPGLSGVLYGVFAAGNMLAGVVIGMVHLRGPAQRRLLVAYPLLVATASGLWAVAGLESAAALGGLGLAVGVCIAPALITGFTLADALVPREARTEAFTWLTGAVALGQAAATTAAGRLADGPGARAGFLVPLAATALACATLLLLRRWLRPADSHGVITVRAGGRLVPAPVD, from the coding sequence TTGTTGCGCACGCCCGGGGCGCGGAGCTTCGTGTTCCCCGGCTTCGCCGCGCGGCAGCCGTTCGCGATGCTGACCATGAGCATCGTGCTGCTCGTGGAGCCCGCCTCCGGCTCGTACACCCTGGCCGGCACGGTGGCCGCCGCGGCGGGTCTGTCCATGGCGTTCTGCGCCCCCGTCAGCGGCAAGCTCACCGATCGCTACGGGCAGCGCACGGTACTGCTGCCGAGCGTGCTGCTGCACACCGCCGCGGTGGCCCTGCTGAGCGTGCTCGCGCTGGCGGGTGCGCCGGGGTGGGCGCTGGTGGCCGCGGCGGTGCCGACGGGTGCGTCCATACCCCAGATCGGGCCGATGGTGCGGGCCCGCTGGTCGCATCTCTTCGCCACCGGACCGGATCCGCGCTCCCCGCTGCAGCACACGGCGACGGCGTTCGAGTCGGTGACGGACGAGTTCACGTTCGTCGTCGGGCCGGTGCTCGCCGCGGCCCTGTGCACGGGGGTGCATCCGGCGGCGGGGCTGGCGGCGGAGGGAGTGCTGACGCTGGCCGGCGGGCTGCTGTTCGCGGCGCAGCGGCGGACGGCGCCGCCTGTGGGGCACGCGGATCGCACGGGCCTGCCGCGCGGACGGCGGGCCTCCGCGCTGCGGGCGCCGGCGCTGCCGGTGCTGGTCGCGGCGTTCTTCGGGGTCGGCGCGGTCTTCGGCGGCATGCAGGTGTCGCTGACGGCGTTCAGCGAGTCGATCGGCCGCCCCGGGCTGAGCGGGGTCCTGTACGGGGTCTTCGCCGCCGGCAACATGCTCGCCGGGGTCGTCATCGGCATGGTCCACTTGCGCGGTCCGGCGCAGCGGCGCCTGCTCGTCGCGTACCCGCTGCTGGTCGCCACCGCCTCGGGGCTGTGGGCGGTCGCGGGTCTCGAGTCGGCGGCGGCGCTCGGCGGGCTCGGCCTCGCGGTGGGCGTGTGCATCGCACCGGCGCTGATCACGGGCTTCACGCTGGCGGACGCGCTGGTGCCCAGGGAGGCGCGCACGGAGGCGTTCACGTGGCTGACGGGTGCCGTCGCGCTGGGGCAGGCCGCGGCGACGACGGCGGCCGGTCGGCTGGCGGACGGCCCGGGCGCGAGGGCCGGGTTCCTCGTACCGCTGGCGGCGACCGCGCTCGCATGCGCCACACTGCTTCTGCTCCGGCGGTGGCTGCGGCCTGCGGACAGCCACGGAGTGATCACGGTCCGTGCCGGCGGGCGCCTCGTACCGGCGCCGGTGGACTGA
- a CDS encoding FmdB family zinc ribbon protein yields MPTYQYQCTECGKGLEAVQKFTDDALTVCPACQGRLRKVFSAVGVVFKGSGFYRTDSRSGSGSGSGGSGSGSGSGSGEKKSSESSASSSSSSSSSSSSSSGSSSSSTSSSSSSSSSSKSSSGTSAA; encoded by the coding sequence GTGCCGACCTACCAGTACCAGTGCACCGAGTGCGGCAAGGGCCTCGAAGCGGTGCAGAAGTTCACCGACGACGCGCTGACGGTGTGCCCCGCCTGCCAGGGGCGGCTGCGCAAGGTGTTCTCCGCGGTCGGCGTCGTCTTCAAGGGCTCCGGGTTCTACCGCACTGACAGCCGCAGCGGTTCCGGCTCGGGTTCCGGGGGATCGGGCTCCGGGTCGGGGTCGGGGTCGGGCGAGAAGAAGAGTTCCGAGTCGTCGGCCTCGTCCTCTTCGTCGTCCTCGTCTTCTTCCTCCTCGTCTTCGGGTTCGTCGTCTTCCTCGACGTCCTCGTCCTCTTCCTCCTCGTCGTCCTCCAAGTCGTCCAGCGGGACGTCCGCGGCCTGA